One Tunturibacter gelidoferens genomic region harbors:
- a CDS encoding glycosyltransferase family 39 protein, producing MISSQNSSVESSRESLALPWTAIASLILTAVISLLWSHHKLMSQDEFFVLQTDSVPSYAQLIHIQRSYPISLDPLVYHTLAHIAISVFGAGAFALRLPSLLGYLLMQICLFYFVRRIANENAAIFAMAFPAMTATLFYSAEGRPYGLLLGFYGLALVTWQAATRRQSQRTASLILLALAVALTLNTHYFGVLSLLPLCAAELFRTVQRRRMDLPVAAAIILGMACIAFALPFEKSAAEFRKNYYNAGDVGYHAITQAYRSLFLDYTHASLRIQHLAAIGLIVFAALLVFGSVRQLRNKDVQLPTAELVFLIVLAALPFFGFLLAFFVTHSIEVRYVLGAILALSILLTIALFPILRRTNTAILTLSTLAIAIVFTGAIRIHAEQAKTRDFMASLTLSPQIKAAILSSPSGLLYLQEMGTFEVASYYEPDPDIRSHMALIYSSNQELLWSRRDTESLTAQHMRHFTGFPIISWEQLTNEPGEHVFVLLHSGWNWTDQALAAAHADITPLGPAMGGDAASLRFSSNSQTSK from the coding sequence ATGATCTCGTCGCAAAATTCCAGTGTTGAAAGCAGCCGCGAGAGTCTTGCCCTCCCTTGGACGGCCATCGCATCTCTGATCCTCACCGCCGTCATCTCCCTCCTCTGGTCGCACCACAAGCTCATGTCGCAGGACGAGTTCTTCGTCCTACAGACCGACAGCGTGCCTAGCTACGCCCAACTCATCCACATCCAACGCAGCTATCCCATCTCGCTGGACCCCCTCGTCTACCACACCCTCGCGCACATCGCGATCAGCGTCTTCGGCGCAGGAGCCTTCGCCCTCAGGCTGCCCTCGCTGCTCGGCTATCTCCTGATGCAGATCTGCCTTTTCTACTTTGTGCGGCGCATCGCCAACGAGAACGCCGCGATCTTCGCAATGGCTTTTCCCGCGATGACGGCGACTCTCTTCTACTCCGCAGAAGGCCGTCCCTACGGTCTGTTGCTCGGCTTCTACGGCCTCGCCCTGGTGACCTGGCAGGCCGCAACGCGACGCCAGTCGCAACGCACTGCCTCTCTCATCCTCCTCGCACTCGCGGTCGCACTCACGCTGAACACGCACTACTTCGGCGTCTTATCGCTCCTACCCCTCTGCGCCGCAGAACTCTTTCGCACCGTTCAACGTCGACGAATGGACCTTCCCGTCGCAGCCGCCATCATCCTCGGCATGGCCTGCATCGCCTTCGCGTTACCCTTTGAAAAGTCCGCCGCCGAGTTTCGCAAGAACTACTACAACGCCGGAGACGTCGGCTACCACGCCATCACCCAGGCCTACCGCTCACTCTTCCTGGACTACACCCACGCGAGCCTCCGCATCCAGCACCTCGCCGCCATCGGCCTCATTGTCTTCGCGGCTCTCCTGGTCTTCGGCAGTGTGCGCCAGCTACGCAACAAAGATGTCCAACTCCCAACCGCCGAGCTCGTCTTTCTTATCGTCCTCGCCGCACTGCCCTTCTTCGGCTTCCTGCTGGCCTTCTTCGTGACGCACTCCATCGAGGTCCGTTACGTACTCGGAGCAATCCTCGCGCTCAGCATTCTCCTGACGATTGCCCTCTTTCCAATACTTCGCCGCACAAACACCGCCATCCTTACGTTGTCCACGCTCGCAATCGCCATCGTCTTCACGGGAGCGATTCGCATCCACGCGGAGCAGGCAAAGACCAGAGACTTCATGGCCTCGCTCACACTCAGCCCGCAGATCAAAGCGGCGATTCTCTCCAGCCCCAGCGGCCTGCTCTACCTGCAGGAGATGGGCACCTTCGAAGTAGCCAGCTACTACGAACCCGACCCTGATATCCGCTCCCACATGGCCCTGATCTACTCCAGCAACCAAGAGCTTCTCTGGAGCCGACGCGACACCGAGTCGCTCACCGCACAGCACATGCGCCACTTCACCGGATTCCCCATCATCTCCTGGGAGCAACTCACCAATGAACCCGGCGAGCACGTCTTCGTGCTCCTGCACAGCGGCTGGAACTGGACCGACCAGGCCCTCGCAGCCGCACACGCCGACATCACGCCGCTAGGACCCGCCATGGGAGGCGACGCAGCCTCCCTGCGATTCTCATCTAACTCTCAGACCTCAAAATAA
- a CDS encoding UbiA prenyltransferase family protein, with amino-acid sequence MTEPPLRNVSLSERLRAHLAIARLDHSIKNLFVLPGVIVPLSVYPALFTPHLFVTLLLAFVAVTLVACSNYVINEVLDAPFDRLHPTKRNRPAALGLVNIPAAYVQWLLMMIAGIAVGLLISRMFALVALILWIMGCLYNFPPIRTKDVPYLDVLTESINNPLRMLLGWYAVTSVLVPPVSLLIAYWMLGCYFMGLKRFSELSEIGDRAVAGAYRASFKRYTPESLLVSIVFYASTAMLFLGAFIIRYRIELILGFPLVAFTMAVYLKLAFKHDSAVQNPEKLYREPLLMTSFASTAIVMGLLLFIRIPRLELFFTPTMPSTTPAVAQPAPISYTPPGFEHQRLRIHAKI; translated from the coding sequence ATGACCGAGCCTCCCCTGCGCAACGTCTCCTTGTCCGAGCGCCTCCGCGCCCATCTCGCCATCGCCAGACTCGATCATTCCATCAAGAATCTCTTCGTTCTGCCCGGCGTCATCGTACCGCTCAGCGTCTATCCGGCGCTCTTCACTCCCCATCTCTTCGTAACTCTGCTCCTCGCATTTGTCGCGGTCACACTGGTCGCCTGCAGCAACTACGTCATCAACGAAGTCCTCGACGCGCCCTTCGACCGTCTTCATCCCACCAAGCGCAACCGCCCCGCCGCACTCGGTCTGGTCAACATTCCCGCCGCTTACGTCCAATGGCTCCTGATGATGATCGCAGGAATCGCAGTCGGCCTCCTCATCTCGCGCATGTTCGCCCTCGTCGCGCTCATCCTCTGGATCATGGGTTGCCTCTATAACTTTCCTCCCATCCGCACCAAAGACGTCCCTTACCTCGACGTCCTCACCGAGTCCATCAATAATCCACTGCGCATGCTGCTCGGCTGGTACGCCGTCACCAGTGTCCTCGTGCCGCCCGTCTCGCTGCTTATCGCCTACTGGATGCTCGGCTGCTACTTCATGGGCCTCAAGCGCTTCAGCGAGCTCTCCGAGATAGGCGATCGCGCCGTCGCAGGCGCCTATCGCGCATCCTTCAAGCGCTACACGCCCGAGTCGCTGCTCGTATCCATTGTCTTCTATGCCTCCACCGCGATGCTCTTCCTCGGAGCCTTCATCATCCGCTATCGCATCGAACTCATCCTCGGCTTTCCTCTCGTAGCCTTCACCATGGCCGTTTATCTCAAGCTCGCCTTCAAGCATGACAGCGCGGTACAGAACCCCGAAAAGCTCTATCGCGAACCTCTGCTGATGACCTCGTTCGCCTCAACCGCCATCGTGATGGGGCTTCTACTCTTCATTCGCATCCCGCGTCTGGAGTTGTTCTTCACTCCAACCATGCCCTCCACCACTCCTGCCGTAGCTCAACCCGCGCCCATCAGCTACACTCCACCCGGCTTCGAGCACCAGCGGCTTAGAATCCACGCCAAGATATGA
- a CDS encoding NAD(P)/FAD-dependent oxidoreductase, with product MSRRAVIIGAGPAGLTAGLELLRRSDVKPIILEASEEIGGISRTIKYKGNRMDIGGHRFFSKSDRVMQWWVDLMPPDVGDAGSEPEISYQGKKRMVAVPARLPEEPVLRGAGPIDPRAAEEVEDKAESEGPVEMMVTATTADPDLVMLIRPRKSRIYYLRKFFDYPITLTATTLKNLGLARTFRVGTSYMKSQVSQIAPEKSLEDFLINRFGRQLYLTFFKSYTEKVWGTPCNEISAEWGAQRIKGLSLTTAVKHFLKKAFGGKSKTGDLAQKGTDTSLIERFMYPKFGPGQLWEHVADLIREGGGEIHMGWKVDRIHCSTEGDVKRVMSIDAVNASGERQTFAGDYFFSTMPMRELVEALDAPVPENVREVSAGLQYRDFITVGLLVDRLKVKEPDGGLLKDTWIYVQEPDVVLGRLQIFNNWSPYLVADPTKVWIGLEYFCYDTDDLWKMPDEELKKFAIAEVAKIGILNAEDVSDGHVVRVPKTYPAYFGTYDRFDELREFTDGFENLFLVGRNGMHKYNNQDHSMLTAMTAVDGIVAGHVDKAALWGINTEQEYHEEK from the coding sequence ATGTCGCGGAGAGCAGTGATTATCGGAGCGGGGCCTGCCGGGCTGACGGCCGGGTTGGAGTTGCTGAGACGGTCGGATGTGAAACCGATCATCCTGGAGGCGAGCGAGGAGATTGGTGGAATCTCGCGCACGATCAAGTACAAGGGCAACCGGATGGATATTGGTGGCCACCGGTTCTTTTCTAAGAGCGACCGCGTGATGCAGTGGTGGGTGGACCTGATGCCGCCTGATGTCGGCGATGCGGGGTCGGAGCCGGAGATCTCTTATCAGGGAAAGAAGCGAATGGTCGCTGTACCTGCGCGCCTGCCGGAGGAGCCAGTGCTGCGTGGAGCGGGGCCGATTGATCCGCGTGCGGCGGAAGAGGTCGAGGACAAGGCGGAGAGCGAAGGACCGGTGGAGATGATGGTCACGGCGACGACGGCCGATCCGGACCTGGTGATGCTGATTCGTCCGCGGAAGAGCAGGATCTACTATCTGCGGAAGTTCTTTGATTATCCGATTACGCTGACTGCGACGACGTTGAAGAATCTCGGGCTGGCGAGAACGTTTCGCGTTGGTACGAGCTATATGAAGTCGCAGGTGAGCCAGATTGCGCCGGAGAAGAGCCTCGAGGACTTTTTGATCAATCGATTTGGGAGGCAGCTTTATCTGACGTTCTTCAAGAGCTACACGGAGAAGGTTTGGGGAACACCTTGCAATGAGATCTCGGCGGAGTGGGGGGCGCAGCGGATCAAGGGGTTGAGCCTGACGACGGCGGTGAAGCACTTTTTGAAGAAGGCGTTTGGAGGTAAATCGAAGACCGGTGATCTGGCGCAGAAGGGCACGGATACGAGCCTGATTGAACGGTTTATGTATCCGAAGTTTGGACCGGGGCAGCTTTGGGAGCACGTTGCGGACTTGATTCGTGAGGGTGGCGGTGAGATTCACATGGGTTGGAAGGTGGATCGGATTCACTGCTCAACGGAAGGCGACGTGAAACGGGTGATGTCGATCGATGCGGTGAATGCGAGCGGCGAGCGACAGACGTTTGCAGGAGATTATTTCTTTTCGACGATGCCTATGCGCGAGCTGGTGGAGGCGCTGGATGCTCCCGTTCCGGAGAACGTGCGCGAGGTGAGCGCTGGGCTGCAGTATCGCGACTTTATCACCGTGGGTCTGCTGGTGGACAGGCTGAAGGTGAAGGAGCCGGATGGTGGGCTGCTGAAAGATACATGGATCTACGTGCAGGAGCCCGATGTGGTACTGGGACGGTTACAGATATTCAACAACTGGAGTCCGTACCTGGTGGCGGACCCGACGAAGGTCTGGATTGGGCTGGAGTACTTCTGCTACGACACCGACGATCTTTGGAAGATGCCGGATGAAGAACTCAAGAAGTTTGCGATTGCAGAGGTGGCGAAGATCGGGATCCTGAACGCGGAGGATGTTTCGGACGGGCATGTGGTGCGGGTCCCAAAGACGTATCCGGCGTACTTTGGAACATATGACCGCTTCGATGAGCTGCGGGAGTTTACCGACGGGTTCGAGAATCTGTTTCTGGTGGGGAGGAATGGAATGCATAAGTACAACAACCAGGATCACAGTATGTTGAC